A single region of the Macrobrachium rosenbergii isolate ZJJX-2024 chromosome 5, ASM4041242v1, whole genome shotgun sequence genome encodes:
- the Cerk gene encoding ceramide kinase isoform X1, whose translation MSAMHLQGTFYILNKRCKVTLTNDGISWEPEGTPDLFHHISASELLGCWLCPKGSAKCCLYAHPTATGGPLSVGVGVGGCKHSVGKGAGAGLTLEYCERDRGLKWKVKDVVLHHAAPQVLLAWHHALWTLLNGIPNRPKRLLVIVNPVGGRRKAYQIYNQKVAPLFRHAAIQTRVISTEYRGHGRDLVENGNNLAGMDGVVVVGGDGLVNEVVTGLLLRAAYDSEIDPHQPDVSLPQTQVRIGIIPGGSTDATCHGTHGTSDVVTAVLHIIMGDCRNVDVAAVHARGRLQSVATTMVSYGYFGDLLETSERWRKLGPSRYLVSGVLQFLRNRSYEGQLSVLAPETPLAQPGDSKSCCHQCSICTKASKNSPSSGEWKQFTGRWSVVTSAVVSCACRLTPHGISPSAHLGDGCTDLILVSGGSRLRILSYLYRTSCTGNALSLNHVKVHRVKEVHFTPKTPGPKSTWNCDGEQLDEPALRIKIHCQRVQMFCRGIETWNDLQKPVPKKSP comes from the exons tgttccATCACATATCGGCGTCCGAGCTCCTGGGCTGTTGGCTCTGTCCCAAGGGTTCGGCCAAATGTTGCCTCTACGCTCACCCCACAGCTACGGGCGGGCCTTTATCTGTGGGCGTGGGTGTGGGAGGGTGTAAACATTCCGTGGGGAAGGGCGCCGGTGCCGGACTGACGCTGGAATACTGCGAGAGGGACAGAGGTCTGAAATGGAAGGTGAAGGACGTGGTCCTCCATCATGCTGCTCCGCAAGTTCTTTTGGCTTGGCATCACGCCCTCTGGACTCTGCTCAATG GGATCCCCAACCGGCCGAAGAGGCTGCTAGTGATAGTGAATCCCGTAGGAGGAAGACGGAAGGCTTATCAGATCTACAATCAGAAGGTGGCCCCGCTCTTCCGCCATGCTGCCATTCAGACCAGGGTGATCTCG ACCGAGTACAGGGGCCATGGGCGGGATCTCGTGGAAAACGGCAACAATCTAGCTGGAATGGATGGGGTGGTGGTGGTCGGCGGCGATGGTTTAGTCAACGAGGTGGTCACGGGATTGCTGCTGAGAGCAGCCTACGATTCTGAAATAGATCCTCATCAGCCAGATGTATCGTTACCTCAGACGCAAGTTAGAATCGGAATCATTCCAG GTGGCAGCACCGATGCAACTTGCCACGGGACGCATGGCACCAGCGATGTTGTAACTGCTGTCCTTCACATCATCATGG GTGACTGTCGAAATGTTGATGTGGCTGCAGTCCATGCCAGAGGACGACTGCAGAGTGTAGCAACTACAATGGTATCCTACGGTTACTTTGGAGATTTGCTGGAAACCTCTGAACGTTGGCGAAAACTGGGGCCTTCTCGGTACTTGGTGTCTGGCGTGCTGCAGTTCCTAAGGAACCGTTCCTACGAAGGTCAGCTCAGCGTGTTGGCTCCAGAAACGCCCCTTGCCCAACCTGGTGACTCGAAGTCGTGCTGCCACCAGTGCAGCATCTGCACCAAAGCTTCCAAGAATTCTCCTTCTTCGGGAGAGTGGAAACAG TTTACTGGTAGATGGAGCGTTGTAACTTCGGCTGTGGTATCTTGTGCATGTCGCCTCACCCCTCACGGTATCTCACCTTCTGCCCATTTGGGGGATGGATGTACTGATCTTATTTTGGTATCCGGCGGGTCAAGATTGCGTATACTTAGTTACTTATATAGGACCAGTTGCACTGGAAATGCt CTGAGTTTGAACCATGTCAAAGTTCATCGTGTAAAAGAAGTTCATTTCACACCAAAAACGCCTGGACCAAAGTCAACTTGGAACTGTGATGGAGAGCAACTTGATGAGCCAGCTCTACGAATTAA GATTCATTGCCAGCGTGTACAGATGTTTTGCAGAGGTATTGAAACTTGGAATGATTTGCAAAAGCCAGTACCCAAGAAGTCCCCATGA
- the Cerk gene encoding ceramide kinase isoform X2, translating into MVLSVFHHISASELLGCWLCPKGSAKCCLYAHPTATGGPLSVGVGVGGCKHSVGKGAGAGLTLEYCERDRGLKWKVKDVVLHHAAPQVLLAWHHALWTLLNGIPNRPKRLLVIVNPVGGRRKAYQIYNQKVAPLFRHAAIQTRVISTEYRGHGRDLVENGNNLAGMDGVVVVGGDGLVNEVVTGLLLRAAYDSEIDPHQPDVSLPQTQVRIGIIPGGSTDATCHGTHGTSDVVTAVLHIIMGDCRNVDVAAVHARGRLQSVATTMVSYGYFGDLLETSERWRKLGPSRYLVSGVLQFLRNRSYEGQLSVLAPETPLAQPGDSKSCCHQCSICTKASKNSPSSGEWKQFTGRWSVVTSAVVSCACRLTPHGISPSAHLGDGCTDLILVSGGSRLRILSYLYRTSCTGNALSLNHVKVHRVKEVHFTPKTPGPKSTWNCDGEQLDEPALRIKIHCQRVQMFCRGIETWNDLQKPVPKKSP; encoded by the exons tgttccATCACATATCGGCGTCCGAGCTCCTGGGCTGTTGGCTCTGTCCCAAGGGTTCGGCCAAATGTTGCCTCTACGCTCACCCCACAGCTACGGGCGGGCCTTTATCTGTGGGCGTGGGTGTGGGAGGGTGTAAACATTCCGTGGGGAAGGGCGCCGGTGCCGGACTGACGCTGGAATACTGCGAGAGGGACAGAGGTCTGAAATGGAAGGTGAAGGACGTGGTCCTCCATCATGCTGCTCCGCAAGTTCTTTTGGCTTGGCATCACGCCCTCTGGACTCTGCTCAATG GGATCCCCAACCGGCCGAAGAGGCTGCTAGTGATAGTGAATCCCGTAGGAGGAAGACGGAAGGCTTATCAGATCTACAATCAGAAGGTGGCCCCGCTCTTCCGCCATGCTGCCATTCAGACCAGGGTGATCTCG ACCGAGTACAGGGGCCATGGGCGGGATCTCGTGGAAAACGGCAACAATCTAGCTGGAATGGATGGGGTGGTGGTGGTCGGCGGCGATGGTTTAGTCAACGAGGTGGTCACGGGATTGCTGCTGAGAGCAGCCTACGATTCTGAAATAGATCCTCATCAGCCAGATGTATCGTTACCTCAGACGCAAGTTAGAATCGGAATCATTCCAG GTGGCAGCACCGATGCAACTTGCCACGGGACGCATGGCACCAGCGATGTTGTAACTGCTGTCCTTCACATCATCATGG GTGACTGTCGAAATGTTGATGTGGCTGCAGTCCATGCCAGAGGACGACTGCAGAGTGTAGCAACTACAATGGTATCCTACGGTTACTTTGGAGATTTGCTGGAAACCTCTGAACGTTGGCGAAAACTGGGGCCTTCTCGGTACTTGGTGTCTGGCGTGCTGCAGTTCCTAAGGAACCGTTCCTACGAAGGTCAGCTCAGCGTGTTGGCTCCAGAAACGCCCCTTGCCCAACCTGGTGACTCGAAGTCGTGCTGCCACCAGTGCAGCATCTGCACCAAAGCTTCCAAGAATTCTCCTTCTTCGGGAGAGTGGAAACAG TTTACTGGTAGATGGAGCGTTGTAACTTCGGCTGTGGTATCTTGTGCATGTCGCCTCACCCCTCACGGTATCTCACCTTCTGCCCATTTGGGGGATGGATGTACTGATCTTATTTTGGTATCCGGCGGGTCAAGATTGCGTATACTTAGTTACTTATATAGGACCAGTTGCACTGGAAATGCt CTGAGTTTGAACCATGTCAAAGTTCATCGTGTAAAAGAAGTTCATTTCACACCAAAAACGCCTGGACCAAAGTCAACTTGGAACTGTGATGGAGAGCAACTTGATGAGCCAGCTCTACGAATTAA GATTCATTGCCAGCGTGTACAGATGTTTTGCAGAGGTATTGAAACTTGGAATGATTTGCAAAAGCCAGTACCCAAGAAGTCCCCATGA